The region TAATGTGTGTTAGCACTGGATCATTGAGATGCATTATCTACATgaggcagagggaaaaaggTTGAAGCCCTTTAGCTCACTGTAGAGCAGTGACGTGTGAGGACACATGTACAGCTTCCTCCAGTAAGAGTCCCATTCGTGTTTCTCATATTCAGTGACTGAGAGTTTGTGATGGACACAAAACCCTCCCGGTGAAAAGATCAAcaactgtgttagaaaatatctgtaattaaaaagtcaaagcCTGTGGACACGCAAACTGAAGGACGGAAATCAACTACAACTCCCAAGGTGCAATTCACAAAGAAAAGCTTAGAATTCTGTTGTGTGCTGCTAAGGGTGAGCTGAAGCTAAAGCTGTTGAGAGAAGAGAACTGGGttgatttcattaaattatttcagcttttggGTCAATTTCTAATGAATTCGGTAACCATGGTGACATGAATAGTTAAATTCAACAAAGTGTTCTGAATTcacttctgtcttcttctctaTAGACAGCTGCTGAGGCTTATGGGTACTATAGTATTTACAGGCAGAGTGAACCTGATGCGTCGGAAACAAAGTGGAAATGATTCAGAACAGAAACCTGTGTGTCATCAATGTTCAGTAACATCGAGGAGATCGTTTcaagaaatcaaattaaatgcaGAATGAGGAGAAACGCTTCAGGAACCAATGGCTCCTCACACCTCACTAAACACTGACGACATCATCAGCCCCAGCCAATCAGCTGCACTCGTTTCCTTTGATGAGGAAGAAGGTGCCAGCAGCCACGCCGAGCAGACCGACCGTCAGACCCAGTCCACAAAATACCGCAGGTCCAATGCTGGGCTGCTTCACCTCCACAtctggagacagaaacacacagacattaactTCACCTCCACAtctggagacagaaaacagaaagtcaGTCAGTTCTCTCTCTGATCAGCTGTTGTCTGGTCAGTTTTCTCACCCCAGAATCTGGTCAGTGGTTGGTTCAGAGCTGGATGTTTCACTGAACAGCTGTACATGTCTCCCAGCTGTGGGACGAACTCCAGTCTGGAAATCTGGTTGAAGGAACCATCTTTGTTAGGATAGGGAATGTTGATACTCGTTCCTTCAGTCACTTCCTGTCTGTTCTTGGTCCAGTAGACTGTGACAGGAGCAGGGTAGAAACCAGTCACATAACAGATCAGGGTGTTGTTCTCTCCGAGCTCCACAGTATCTCTGGTGTAGATCA is a window of Xiphias gladius isolate SHS-SW01 ecotype Sanya breed wild chromosome 12, ASM1685928v1, whole genome shotgun sequence DNA encoding:
- the LOC120797385 gene encoding H-2 class II histocompatibility antigen, A-U alpha chain-like, which translates into the protein MKMMMKVSELVLVLSCVLCVSADSLHVDLYIGGCSDTDGENMYTLEGEEMWYADFINKRGVEPQPGFIDHMSYVEGTYERAVANQQVCKSNLKVDQHNFKDVPLEFDPPSRPMIYTRDTVELGENNTLICYVTGFYPAPVTVYWTKNRQEVTEGTSINIPYPNKDGSFNQISRLEFVPQLGDMYSCSVKHPALNQPLTRFWDVEVKQPSIGPAVFCGLGLTVGLLGVAAGTFFLIKGNECS